Proteins co-encoded in one Xanthomonas campestris pv. badrii genomic window:
- a CDS encoding RNA-binding S4 domain-containing protein: protein MNPELEQGTTVRLDVWLWAARFFKTRSLAKNAVDTGKVDVGGQRPKPSRSLRCGEHLRIDRGGEIFEITVAGLSDVRGPAPVAQALYVEGEPSREARAQWRLQRAADRTGYRAPEGKPDKRARRLINALGDIDAL, encoded by the coding sequence ATGAATCCGGAGCTGGAACAGGGCACGACGGTCAGGCTGGATGTGTGGCTATGGGCTGCGCGCTTTTTCAAAACGCGCAGCCTGGCCAAGAATGCAGTCGATACCGGCAAGGTGGACGTGGGCGGCCAGCGTCCCAAACCCTCGCGCAGCCTGCGCTGCGGCGAGCACCTGCGTATCGACCGGGGCGGCGAAATCTTCGAGATCACGGTGGCCGGGCTCAGCGACGTCCGCGGGCCGGCGCCTGTGGCGCAGGCCTTGTACGTGGAGGGCGAACCATCGCGCGAGGCGCGCGCGCAGTGGCGGCTGCAACGCGCTGCCGACCGCACCGGGTACCGGGCGCCGGAAGGCAAGCCGGACAAGCGCGCGCGCCGCCTGATCAATGCCTTGGGCGATATCGACGCGCTGTAG
- the katG gene encoding catalase/peroxidase HPI, with product MTTEAKCPFNHAVVGTGTTNRDWWPNQLRVDLLSQHSNKSNPLGETFNYAEAFKRIDLAALKQELRALMTDSQDWWPADFGHYGPLFVRMAWHSAGTYRIGDGRGGGGRGQQRFAPLNSWPDNVSLDKARRLLWPIKQKYGQAISWADLMILTGNVALESMGFKTFGFAGGREDTWEPDQDLYWGRETKWLGGDERYSRGSPGVDDAHGVLVKDDDSQVPHTRDLENPLAAVQMGLIYVNPEGPDGNPDPIASARDIRDTFARMAMNDEETVALIAGGHTFGKTHGAGPADNVGAEPEAGELESQGLGWHNRYGSGKGADTITSGLEVTWTTTPAQWSNDYFDHLFGFEWELSKSPAGAHQWVAKNADAIIPDAHDASKKHRPTMLTTDLALRFDPAYEAISRRFHQHPDQFADAFARAWFKLTHRDMGPRSRYLGTEVPSEELLWQDPVPAVDHALVDAQDAAALKQTILASGLTVAQLVSTAWASASTFRGSDKRGGANGARIRLAPQKDWQANQPEQLATVLATLERIRADFNAAQSAGKQISLADLIVLAGNAAVEHAAQAAGHSLTVPFAPGRTDASQEQTDVESFAVLEPVADGFRNFAKRRYAVPAEALLIDKAQLLTLTAPELTVLVGGLRVLGANADGSTHGVFTNRPGVLSNDFFANLLDMRTEWKATSDAKELYEGRDRSTGEQRWTGTRVDLVFGSNSILRAVAEVYASSDAQEKFVHDFVAAWTKVMQLDRFDLG from the coding sequence ATGACAACCGAAGCAAAGTGCCCGTTCAATCACGCCGTCGTCGGGACCGGCACGACCAATCGCGACTGGTGGCCGAACCAGCTGCGCGTGGATCTGCTGAGCCAGCATTCGAACAAGTCCAATCCGCTGGGCGAGACCTTCAACTACGCCGAGGCGTTCAAGCGCATCGATCTGGCAGCCTTGAAGCAGGAATTGCGCGCACTGATGACCGATTCGCAGGACTGGTGGCCGGCCGACTTCGGCCACTACGGCCCGCTGTTCGTGCGCATGGCCTGGCATAGCGCCGGCACCTACCGCATCGGCGACGGGCGCGGCGGCGGCGGCCGTGGGCAGCAGCGTTTCGCCCCGCTCAACAGCTGGCCGGACAACGTCAGCCTGGACAAGGCGCGCCGCTTGTTGTGGCCGATCAAGCAGAAGTATGGCCAGGCGATCTCCTGGGCCGACCTGATGATCCTCACCGGCAATGTCGCGCTGGAATCGATGGGCTTCAAGACCTTCGGCTTCGCCGGCGGCCGCGAAGACACCTGGGAACCGGACCAGGATCTGTACTGGGGCCGCGAAACCAAGTGGCTGGGCGGCGACGAGCGCTATTCGCGCGGCTCGCCCGGCGTGGACGACGCGCACGGCGTGCTGGTCAAGGACGACGACAGCCAGGTGCCGCATACCCGCGATCTGGAAAACCCGCTGGCGGCCGTGCAGATGGGCCTGATCTACGTCAATCCGGAAGGCCCGGACGGCAACCCCGACCCGATCGCCTCCGCGCGCGATATCCGCGACACCTTCGCACGCATGGCGATGAACGACGAAGAGACCGTGGCGCTGATCGCCGGTGGCCACACCTTCGGCAAGACCCACGGCGCCGGCCCGGCCGACAACGTCGGCGCCGAGCCCGAAGCCGGCGAGCTGGAAAGCCAGGGCCTGGGCTGGCACAACCGCTACGGCAGCGGCAAGGGTGCCGACACCATCACCAGCGGCCTGGAAGTCACCTGGACCACCACGCCGGCGCAGTGGAGCAACGACTACTTCGACCATCTGTTCGGCTTCGAGTGGGAACTGAGCAAGAGCCCGGCCGGCGCGCACCAGTGGGTGGCCAAGAATGCCGACGCCATCATTCCCGATGCGCACGATGCATCCAAAAAGCATCGCCCGACCATGCTGACCACCGATCTGGCGCTGCGCTTCGACCCGGCGTATGAAGCCATTTCGCGTCGCTTCCATCAGCACCCGGACCAGTTTGCCGATGCCTTCGCGCGCGCCTGGTTCAAGCTCACCCACCGCGACATGGGCCCGCGCTCGCGCTATCTGGGCACCGAGGTACCGAGCGAAGAATTGCTGTGGCAGGACCCGGTGCCGGCGGTCGATCACGCCCTGGTCGACGCACAGGATGCCGCCGCGCTGAAGCAGACCATCCTGGCCTCGGGCCTCACCGTGGCGCAGCTGGTGTCCACTGCGTGGGCCTCGGCCTCCACCTTCCGTGGCTCGGACAAGCGTGGTGGCGCCAACGGCGCACGCATCCGCCTGGCGCCGCAGAAGGATTGGCAGGCCAACCAGCCCGAGCAGCTGGCCACCGTGCTGGCCACGCTGGAACGCATCCGGGCCGACTTCAACGCCGCGCAATCGGCCGGCAAGCAGATTTCGCTGGCCGACCTGATCGTGCTGGCCGGTAATGCGGCGGTGGAACATGCCGCGCAGGCCGCCGGCCACAGCCTCACCGTGCCATTCGCACCGGGCCGCACCGATGCCTCGCAGGAACAGACCGATGTCGAATCCTTCGCAGTGCTGGAACCGGTGGCCGATGGCTTCCGCAACTTCGCCAAGCGCCGCTACGCGGTGCCTGCAGAAGCGCTGCTGATCGACAAGGCACAGTTGCTGACACTGACCGCGCCGGAGCTGACGGTGCTGGTCGGCGGCCTGCGCGTGCTGGGGGCCAACGCCGATGGCTCCACGCATGGCGTGTTCACCAACCGCCCCGGTGTGCTGAGCAACGACTTCTTCGCCAACCTGCTGGATATGCGGACCGAGTGGAAGGCCACCTCCGACGCCAAGGAGCTATACGAGGGGCGCGACCGCAGCACCGGCGAGCAGCGCTGGACCGGCACGCGGGTGGATCTGGTGTTCGGCTCCAACTCCATCCTGCGCGCGGTGGCCGAGGTCTATGCCAGCAGCGATGCCCAGGAAAAGTTCGTGCACGACTTCGTCGCTGCCTGGACCAAGGTGATGCAGCTGGACCGTTTCGATCTGGGGTAA
- the mutS gene encoding DNA mismatch repair protein MutS: MKQFFAAKSDYPDLLLFFRMGDFYELFYDDARKAARLLDITLTQRGSSGGAPIPMAGVPVHAYEGYLARLVALGESVAICEQIGDPALAKGLVERKVVRIVTPGTVTDEALLDERRDTLLMAIARSKQGYGLAWADLAGGRFLVNEVDSVDALEAEIARLEPAELLVPDEDNWPDFLRGRIGVRRRPPWLFDADSGRRQLLAFFKLHDLSGFGIDDKPCATAAAGALLGYVEETQKQRLPHLTSIAMEVASEAISMNAATRRHLELDTRVDGDTRNTLLGVLDSTVTPMGGRLLRRWLHRPLRMRDVLVQRHHAVASLIDSGADADVREAFRALGDLERILTRVALRSARPRDFSTLRDGLALLPKVRAILAPLDSPRLQTLFAELGEHDATAHLLVGAVAEQPPLKLSDGGVIASGYDAELDELRRLSTNADQFLIDLEQRERASSGIATLKVGYNRVHGYYIEISKGQADKAPLHYSRRQTLTNAERYITEELKSFEDKVLSARERSLSREKLLYEGLLDALGHELEGLKRCAGALSELDVLAAFAERAQALDWSQPELDDAPCLRIERGRHPVVEAVRDQPFEPNDLDLHAGRRMLVITGPNMGGKSTYMRQNALIVLLAHIGSFVPASRAVIGPIDRILTRIGAGDDLARGQSTFMVEMAETSYILHHATPQSLVLMDEIGRGTSTYDGLALADAVARHLAHSNRCYTLFATHYFELTALADESHAGGGSGIANVHLDAVEHGERLVFMHAVKDGPANRSFGLQVAALAGLPKAAVTQARRRLAELEQRGGESHSAQMAPAALDAPQQFGLFTAPSSAAQEALQALDPDELTPKQALEALYRLKALL; this comes from the coding sequence ATGAAGCAGTTCTTCGCCGCCAAGTCGGACTACCCCGACCTGCTGCTGTTCTTCCGCATGGGCGATTTCTACGAGCTGTTCTATGACGATGCGCGCAAGGCAGCACGGCTGCTGGATATCACCCTGACCCAGCGTGGCAGTTCCGGTGGTGCACCGATCCCGATGGCTGGCGTGCCGGTGCATGCCTACGAAGGCTACCTGGCGCGGCTGGTGGCCTTGGGCGAGTCGGTGGCGATCTGCGAGCAGATCGGCGATCCGGCGCTGGCCAAGGGCCTGGTCGAGCGCAAGGTGGTACGCATCGTCACGCCCGGCACGGTCACCGACGAGGCGCTGCTGGACGAGCGCCGCGACACGCTGCTGATGGCGATCGCGCGCAGCAAGCAGGGCTACGGCCTGGCCTGGGCGGATCTGGCCGGCGGCCGGTTCCTGGTCAACGAGGTGGATAGCGTCGATGCGCTGGAAGCGGAGATCGCGCGCCTGGAGCCGGCCGAGCTGCTGGTGCCCGACGAAGACAACTGGCCGGACTTCCTGCGCGGGCGCATCGGCGTGCGACGCCGGCCGCCGTGGTTGTTCGATGCCGACAGCGGGCGGCGCCAGCTGCTGGCGTTCTTCAAGCTGCACGACCTGTCCGGCTTCGGCATCGACGACAAGCCCTGCGCCACCGCCGCGGCCGGGGCGCTGCTCGGCTATGTGGAGGAGACCCAGAAACAACGTCTGCCGCATCTGACCTCGATCGCGATGGAAGTGGCGAGCGAGGCGATCTCGATGAACGCGGCCACGCGTCGGCATCTGGAGCTGGACACACGCGTGGATGGCGACACCCGCAACACCTTGCTGGGCGTGCTGGACAGCACGGTCACGCCGATGGGTGGACGCTTGCTGCGCCGTTGGCTGCATCGCCCGCTGCGCATGCGCGATGTGCTCGTGCAACGCCATCACGCAGTGGCGAGCCTGATCGATTCCGGTGCCGATGCCGACGTGCGCGAGGCGTTCCGCGCGCTCGGCGATCTGGAACGCATCCTCACCCGCGTGGCGCTGCGCTCGGCGCGGCCGCGCGACTTCTCCACCCTGCGCGACGGCCTGGCGCTGCTGCCGAAGGTGCGCGCCATCCTGGCACCGCTGGATTCGCCGCGCCTGCAGACCTTGTTCGCCGAGCTCGGCGAGCACGATGCCACCGCGCACCTGCTGGTCGGCGCCGTGGCCGAACAACCACCGCTCAAGCTCAGCGATGGCGGTGTCATCGCATCGGGCTACGACGCCGAACTGGACGAGCTGCGCCGCCTGTCCACCAACGCCGATCAATTCCTGATCGACCTGGAACAACGCGAACGCGCCAGCAGCGGCATCGCCACGCTCAAGGTCGGCTACAACCGCGTGCATGGCTATTACATCGAAATCAGCAAGGGCCAGGCCGACAAGGCACCGCTGCATTACAGCCGCCGCCAGACCCTGACCAATGCCGAGCGCTACATCACCGAAGAACTCAAGAGCTTCGAAGACAAGGTGCTGTCGGCGCGCGAGCGCTCGCTGTCGCGCGAAAAACTGCTGTACGAGGGCCTGCTCGATGCGCTGGGCCACGAGCTGGAAGGCCTCAAGCGCTGCGCTGGCGCGCTGAGCGAACTGGACGTACTGGCCGCCTTCGCCGAGCGCGCGCAAGCGCTGGACTGGTCGCAGCCGGAACTGGACGACGCGCCCTGCCTGCGCATCGAACGCGGCCGCCACCCGGTGGTGGAAGCGGTGCGCGACCAACCCTTCGAACCCAACGATCTGGACCTGCACGCCGGCCGCCGCATGTTGGTGATCACCGGCCCGAACATGGGCGGCAAGTCGACCTATATGCGGCAGAACGCGTTGATCGTGCTGCTCGCGCATATCGGCAGCTTCGTGCCGGCCAGCCGCGCGGTCATCGGTCCGATCGATCGCATCCTCACCCGCATCGGTGCCGGCGACGACCTGGCGCGCGGGCAATCCACCTTCATGGTGGAAATGGCCGAAACCAGCTACATCCTGCATCACGCCACACCACAGTCGCTGGTGCTGATGGACGAGATCGGCCGCGGCACCTCGACCTACGACGGCCTTGCCTTGGCCGATGCCGTGGCGCGCCATCTGGCGCACAGCAATCGCTGCTACACGTTGTTTGCCACGCACTATTTCGAGCTCACCGCGCTGGCCGACGAATCGCATGCCGGCGGCGGCAGCGGCATCGCCAATGTGCACCTGGATGCGGTGGAACACGGCGAGCGCCTGGTGTTCATGCACGCGGTGAAGGATGGTCCGGCCAATCGCAGCTTCGGCCTGCAGGTCGCCGCACTGGCCGGCTTGCCCAAGGCCGCGGTGACCCAGGCACGCCGCCGGCTGGCCGAGCTCGAACAACGCGGCGGCGAAAGCCATAGCGCGCAGATGGCGCCGGCGGCACTGGATGCGCCGCAGCAGTTCGGGCTGTTTACCGCGCCCTCCTCCGCGGCGCAGGAAGCGCTGCAGGCACTGGACCCGGACGAGCTCACGCCCAAGCAGGCGCTGGAAGCGCTGTATCGGTTGAAGGCGTTGCTTTGA
- a CDS encoding methyl-accepting chemotaxis protein, which translates to MTALLQRYSVGRRLGAAFTLLILLSGLLVAIGLSSMDNAKKQLDFIVLDRMAKIQIGNGMLDANSSIMIALGTYTTATSAELDNQAIETIKTQRQRYKELRAKLDTLSSSAEGRKIRAEMDALRTVSGKINDEVMSLAAAADNTPAQILLSEKARPANVAWQDKIRELVSRQEHQSQQAYADALQAMSRAKLLLLIGGVTVVTISGLLAWLITRSLTHPLARATKAAEAIANGQLDNQVQTDAQDETGRLLRAMSGMQAQLQSLLRAQGEMAKRHDDGQISFRIDADAFPGDYGRMASDTNNLVASHIAVKMKLAQIMGRYAIGDLSQDMDKLPGEKAVLTETMAQVKLNLGAMNTEIKHLAQAAANGDFSARGDADRFQYDFHIMVDSLNQLMATADGNLQSLSTLLQSIAAGDLTARMSGEFKGVFAQMRDDANATAVQLAEIVGRIQQSAVSINSAASEIAAGNQDLSQRTEQQAANLEETAASMEELTSTVKQNAEHARQANQLAIGAASVASQGGDIVSKVVGTMTGIEASSKKIADIISVIDGISFQTNILALNAAVEAARAGEQGRGFAVVASEVRTLAQRSTAAAKEIKSLIDDSVERVTEGSALVHTAGTTMADIVASVQRVTDIMGEISAASQEQSAGIEQVNLTVTQMDEATQQNAALVEEATAAARSMEDQAVQLRQAVSIFKIEAERPAAIRAAAPTVLQPKNTPVAAAKREVAKAAVKRPARQATVASVASNSADWQEF; encoded by the coding sequence ATGACTGCCTTACTGCAACGCTATTCCGTCGGCCGCCGCCTAGGCGCGGCCTTCACCCTGTTGATTCTGCTGTCGGGTCTGCTGGTTGCCATCGGCTTGAGTTCGATGGACAACGCCAAGAAGCAGCTGGACTTCATCGTGCTGGACCGCATGGCCAAGATCCAGATAGGCAACGGCATGCTGGATGCCAACTCGTCGATCATGATCGCACTGGGCACCTACACCACTGCCACCAGTGCCGAGCTCGACAACCAAGCCATCGAAACGATCAAGACCCAGCGCCAGCGCTACAAGGAGCTGCGTGCGAAGCTCGACACGCTGTCCAGCTCCGCAGAAGGCCGCAAGATTCGCGCCGAGATGGACGCGCTGCGCACGGTCTCCGGCAAGATCAATGACGAGGTGATGTCGCTGGCCGCCGCCGCCGACAACACGCCCGCGCAGATCTTGCTCAGCGAAAAGGCCCGCCCTGCCAACGTCGCCTGGCAGGACAAGATCCGCGAGCTGGTGAGCCGGCAGGAGCATCAAAGCCAGCAGGCCTATGCGGACGCCCTGCAAGCGATGAGTCGCGCCAAGCTGCTGCTGCTGATCGGCGGGGTTACCGTGGTCACGATCAGCGGCCTGCTCGCCTGGCTGATCACCCGCAGCCTGACCCACCCGCTGGCCCGCGCCACCAAGGCAGCCGAAGCGATCGCCAACGGCCAGCTGGACAACCAGGTGCAGACCGATGCCCAGGACGAAACCGGCCGCCTGCTGCGCGCCATGAGCGGCATGCAGGCCCAGTTGCAGTCGCTGTTGCGCGCACAAGGCGAGATGGCCAAGCGGCACGATGACGGCCAGATCAGCTTCCGGATCGATGCCGATGCATTCCCCGGCGATTACGGTCGTATGGCCAGCGACACCAACAACCTGGTGGCTTCGCATATCGCAGTGAAGATGAAGCTGGCACAGATCATGGGCCGCTACGCGATCGGCGACCTCAGCCAAGACATGGACAAGCTGCCCGGCGAAAAGGCCGTGCTTACCGAAACCATGGCGCAGGTCAAACTCAACCTTGGCGCGATGAACACCGAGATCAAGCATCTGGCGCAGGCCGCCGCCAATGGCGACTTCAGCGCGCGTGGCGATGCCGATCGTTTCCAGTACGATTTCCACATCATGGTCGACAGCCTCAACCAGCTGATGGCCACTGCCGACGGCAACCTGCAATCGTTGTCGACGCTGCTGCAGTCCATCGCGGCCGGCGATCTGACCGCGCGCATGAGCGGCGAGTTCAAGGGCGTGTTTGCACAGATGCGCGACGACGCCAACGCCACCGCTGTGCAGTTGGCCGAGATCGTCGGGCGCATCCAGCAGTCGGCAGTGTCGATCAATTCGGCTGCCAGCGAAATTGCCGCCGGCAATCAGGACCTGTCGCAGCGCACCGAGCAGCAAGCTGCCAACCTGGAAGAGACCGCGGCCTCGATGGAGGAGCTCACCTCCACCGTCAAGCAGAATGCCGAACATGCGCGCCAGGCCAATCAGCTGGCGATCGGTGCGGCCAGCGTCGCCTCGCAAGGTGGCGATATCGTCAGCAAGGTCGTGGGCACCATGACCGGCATCGAAGCCTCGTCCAAGAAGATCGCCGACATCATCAGCGTCATCGACGGCATCTCGTTCCAGACCAACATCCTGGCCTTGAACGCCGCGGTGGAAGCCGCGCGTGCCGGCGAACAAGGCCGTGGCTTTGCGGTGGTTGCCAGTGAAGTGCGCACCCTCGCCCAACGCTCCACCGCCGCGGCCAAGGAGATCAAGAGCCTGATCGACGATTCGGTCGAGCGCGTGACCGAAGGCTCTGCCCTGGTGCACACCGCAGGCACCACCATGGCCGACATCGTGGCCAGCGTGCAGCGCGTGACCGACATCATGGGCGAAATCTCCGCCGCTTCGCAGGAGCAGTCCGCCGGCATCGAGCAGGTCAACCTCACCGTCACCCAGATGGACGAGGCCACCCAGCAGAATGCCGCACTGGTGGAAGAAGCCACCGCCGCCGCCCGCTCGATGGAAGACCAGGCGGTGCAGCTCAGGCAGGCGGTGTCGATCTTCAAGATCGAAGCCGAACGCCCGGCCGCCATCCGCGCTGCCGCGCCCACCGTGTTGCAGCCCAAGAACACGCCGGTGGCCGCAGCCAAACGCGAGGTCGCCAAGGCCGCGGTCAAGCGCCCGGCCAGGCAGGCGACAGTGGCAAGCGTCGCAAGCAACAGTGCCGACTGGCAGGAGTTCTGA
- a CDS encoding alpha-L-fucosidase gives MIDRRTFLATGVAAVAASVGTYPTRVTAAPRPNGPAPWGAVPSKRQLRWHRWEQYAFVHFAMNTFTDKEWGYGDEDPRKFDPSDFSADQIVAAAKAGNLKGLIFTAKHHDGFCLWPTRLTEHCIRNSPYKNGKGDIVGEMAAACRRAGLAFGLYLSPWDRNHAEYGRPGYIDYFRKQIVELCTGYGDLFEFWFDGANGGDGYYGGARESRKIDAPAYYNWPRMIELVHQHQPMACTFDPLGADIRWGGNEDGIAGDPSWPTMPNAPYTQENGNSGVRGGALWWPAETNTSIRPGWFYHADEDGKVRSPENLVRYFDTSVARGTNMNLNLPPDRRGRIPDHDVAVLQSFGDAIRASFAIDLARGAKASASASRGAGFEPARVLDRQPDSYWSTPDEATTPTLTLELSAVHSFDLIRLREYLPLGVRVTRFAVEAEVDGQWRRLAEAQCIGAQRILRLDRPIAARRVRLVVLEAPVCPAISEFALFRAVAPVPVARPTANAPDVLSTAGWRIVEASAPGSEALLDDDASTIWTVPAPTPGHPVQVTIDLGELRDVAGFSLTPSRAVMTGAAPPKGYRAETSKDGQHWQQAGAGELSNIAYALATQRLNFPEVRQLRYLRLSFAETAVPAARLSIAGIGAFSRLR, from the coding sequence ATGATCGATCGTCGTACCTTTCTTGCCACAGGTGTCGCGGCCGTCGCCGCAAGTGTCGGTACATATCCCACTCGGGTTACCGCCGCGCCGCGTCCGAATGGCCCGGCCCCGTGGGGCGCGGTCCCCAGCAAGCGACAGCTGAGGTGGCATCGGTGGGAGCAATACGCTTTCGTGCATTTTGCGATGAACACCTTCACCGACAAGGAATGGGGCTACGGCGACGAGGATCCGCGCAAGTTCGATCCCAGCGATTTTTCTGCCGATCAAATCGTCGCCGCCGCCAAGGCCGGCAATCTGAAAGGGCTGATCTTCACCGCCAAGCATCACGATGGATTCTGTCTCTGGCCGACACGCCTGACCGAGCATTGCATCCGCAACTCGCCCTACAAGAATGGCAAGGGCGACATCGTCGGTGAAATGGCAGCAGCGTGCCGACGCGCTGGCCTGGCGTTCGGTCTTTACCTCTCGCCCTGGGATCGCAACCACGCCGAGTATGGCCGCCCCGGCTATATCGACTATTTCCGCAAACAGATCGTCGAGCTCTGCACGGGCTACGGCGACCTGTTCGAGTTCTGGTTCGACGGTGCCAATGGCGGTGACGGCTATTACGGTGGCGCGCGCGAATCGCGCAAGATCGATGCGCCGGCGTACTACAACTGGCCGCGGATGATCGAGCTGGTGCACCAGCACCAACCAATGGCCTGCACCTTCGACCCGCTCGGCGCCGATATCCGCTGGGGCGGCAACGAAGACGGCATCGCCGGCGATCCGAGCTGGCCGACCATGCCAAATGCTCCGTATACCCAGGAAAACGGCAATTCCGGCGTGCGCGGGGGCGCGCTATGGTGGCCTGCCGAAACCAACACCTCGATCCGCCCGGGCTGGTTCTACCATGCCGATGAAGACGGCAAGGTACGTAGCCCGGAAAACCTGGTGCGCTATTTCGACACCTCGGTGGCGCGCGGTACCAACATGAATCTCAATCTTCCGCCCGACCGGCGCGGGCGCATTCCCGACCACGACGTGGCGGTGCTGCAGAGTTTCGGCGATGCCATCCGCGCCAGCTTCGCCATCGATCTGGCCCGGGGCGCCAAGGCCAGCGCGAGCGCATCGCGCGGCGCAGGGTTCGAGCCAGCGCGCGTGCTCGACCGTCAGCCGGACAGCTACTGGTCCACGCCGGATGAGGCCACCACGCCCACGCTGACGTTGGAACTGTCGGCGGTGCACAGCTTCGATCTGATCCGGCTGCGCGAATACCTGCCGCTGGGCGTTCGGGTCACCCGCTTTGCGGTCGAGGCCGAAGTCGATGGGCAATGGCGGCGGCTGGCCGAGGCGCAGTGCATCGGTGCGCAGCGCATCCTGCGGCTCGATCGCCCGATCGCCGCGCGCCGGGTGCGCCTGGTCGTGCTCGAGGCGCCGGTGTGCCCGGCAATCAGCGAATTCGCGCTGTTTCGCGCCGTTGCGCCGGTGCCGGTTGCGCGGCCGACGGCGAACGCGCCGGATGTGTTGTCAACGGCAGGCTGGCGTATCGTGGAAGCCAGCGCGCCGGGATCGGAGGCATTGCTTGACGACGATGCCAGCACGATCTGGACTGTGCCCGCTCCCACGCCTGGCCACCCCGTGCAGGTGACCATCGACCTTGGCGAGCTGCGCGATGTCGCCGGCTTCAGCCTCACGCCCTCGCGTGCGGTGATGACCGGCGCGGCGCCGCCCAAGGGCTATCGCGCCGAAACCAGCAAGGATGGTCAACACTGGCAGCAGGCCGGTGCCGGCGAACTGTCCAATATTGCCTATGCGCTCGCGACCCAGCGTCTGAATTTCCCTGAGGTCCGCCAATTGCGCTACTTGCGCCTGTCATTCGCCGAAACGGCAGTGCCTGCCGCGCGGCTATCGATCGCCGGGATTGGTGCCTTCTCGCGGTTGCGGTGA